Proteins co-encoded in one Accipiter gentilis chromosome 33, bAccGen1.1, whole genome shotgun sequence genomic window:
- the LOC126033990 gene encoding mitochondrial import inner membrane translocase subunit TIM16-like isoform X3 → MAKYLAQIILVGAQVVGRAFMRALRQEFAASRAAADARGRSERPQSAAASRIIGISLQEAQQILNVSNLNPEEIQKNYDHLFKVNDKSVGGSFYLQSKVVRAKERLDEELRIQAKDEKEKGWKAET, encoded by the exons ATG GCCAAGTACCTGGCGCAGATCATCCTGGTGGGGGCCCAGGTGGTCGGACGGGCCTTCATGCGGGCGCTGCGCCAGGAGTTCGCAG CAAGCCGAGCGGCGGCAGACGCGCGAGGGCGCTCAGAGAGGCCCCAGTCCGCCGCTGCCTCCAGGATCATTGGCATCAGCCTCCAGGAAGCTCAGCAGATCCTCAACGTTTCAAACCTCAACCCGGAGGAGATCCAGAAG AACTACGACCACTTGTTCAAGGTGAATGACAAGTCAGTGGGAGGCTCCTTCTACCTGCAGTCCAAG GTGGTGAGAGCCAAGGAGCGGCTGGACGAGGAGCTCCGTATCCAGGCCAAGGACGAGAAAGAGAAGGGGTGGAAAGCTGAGACGTGA
- the TFAP4 gene encoding transcription factor AP-4 isoform X2, with protein sequence MEYFMVPAQKVPSLQHFRKSEKEVIGGLCSLANIPLTPETQRDQERRIRREIANSNERRRMQSINAGFQSLKTLIPHTDGEKLSKAAILQQTAEYIFSLEQEKTRLLQQNTQLKRFIQEFSGSSPKRRRAEDKDEGIGSPDIWEDEKAEDLRREMIELRQQLDKERSVRMMLEEQVRSLEAHMYPEKLKVIAQQVQLQQQQEQVRLLHQEKLEREQQIRTQLLPSHAPPAPTHHPTVIVPAPPPSHHVTVVTMGPSSVINTVSTSRQNLDTIVQAIQHIEGTQEKQLQEEEQRRAVIVTPARACPEPSASDTASDTEGNDSDSMDQSKEEPSGDGELP encoded by the exons ATGGAGTACTTCATGGTGCCGGCCCAgaaggtgccctccctgcagCACTTCAGGAAATCCGAGAAGGAGGTCATCGGCGGGCTCTGCAG CTTGGCTAACATCCCGTTGACTCCGGAGACCCAGCGGGACCAGGAGCGACGGATACGCAGGGAAATCGCCAACAGCAACGAGAGACGGCGGATGCAGAGCATCAATGCTGGCTTCCAGTCTCTGAAAACCCTCATCCCACACACGGACGGGGAGAAGCTCAGCAAG GCGGCCATCCTCCAGCAGACTGCCGAGTACATCTTCtccctggagcaggagaagactCGGCTACTGCAGCAGAACACCCAGCTCAAGCGGTTCATCCAG GAGTTCAGCGGCTCCTCCCCGAAACGGCGACGGGCGGAGGACAAAGATGAGGGGATCGGCTCGCCAGACATCTGGGAGGATGAGAAGGCTGAGGATCTGCGGCGGGAGATGATCGAGCTCCGGCAGCAGCTGGACAAGGAGCGCTCGGTCCGCATGATGCTGGAGGAGCAG GTTCGCTCCCTGGAGGCCCACATGTACCCCGAGAAGCTGAAGGTGATCGCTCAGCAagtgcagctccagcagcagcaggaacaggtgAGGCTGCTGCACCAGGAGAAGCTAGAGCGCGAGCAGCAGATACGAACCCAG ctcctgccaTCACATGCTCCCCCAGCGCCCACCCACCACCCCACCGTGATCGTTCCAGCGCCGCCTCCCTCCCATCACGTCACTGTGGTCACCATGGGCCCGTCCTCTGTCATCAACACAGTCTCCACGTCCCGGCAAAACCTGGACACCATCGTTCAG GCGATCCAACACATTGAGGGGACgcaggagaagcagctgcaggaagaggagcagagacGTGCTGTCATCGTGACGCCGGCACGCGCTTGCCCCGAGCCTTCCGCCTCCGACACCGCCTCCGACACCGAGGGCAACGACAGTGACTCCATGGACCAGAGCAAAGAAGAGCCCTCGGGAGACGGGGAGCTGCCCTGA
- the GLIS2 gene encoding zinc finger protein GLIS2 — protein MHSLEEPLDLKLSISKLRAAREKRGPLGPRPRGSQRPDTPPAGDGRGGSRGGRRAVPASPSPGLLAHSRLVEPRDGRFAAVPVVDLSLSPRSGGESPAGSASLSPERQGSGDLPGPLTPHDFQSLRYIDGLPSSFQFFLPLGAGGALHLPPAAFLPPSKEKRLPPELPLPKQLVCRWSKCNQFFDLLQDLVDHVNDFHVKPEKDAGYCCHWEGCARHGRGFNARYKMLIHIRTHTNEKPHRCPTCNKSFSRLENLKIHNRSHTGEKPYICPYEGCNKRYSNSSDRFKHTRTHYVEKPYSCKMPGCHKRYTDPSSLRKHIKAHGHFVSPEHPEMLKVHPPPKTPLGSAEVPYVNGAQLVIPNPAALFAPPGLPALPIPLAPAPLDLSALGCGAAGALPGPVLPLNGGPLNLAKSPLLPSPFAAGLGLPVMSLLAGGAKAEGEKGSGAEGRLPKTGKGPESRKERCERTEPGRPRVPPESLALLPGAVLDLSAGVSSGGSPEALPPGWVLIPPGSLLLKPAAVN, from the exons ATGCATTCGCTGGAGGAGCCGCTGGACCTCAAGCTGAGCATCTCCAAGCTGCGAGCCGCCCGGGAGAAGCGGGGTCCCCTCGGTCCCCGACCCCGAGGGTCCCAGCGCCCGGATACCCCGCCGGCCGGGGATGGTcgaggggggagccgggggggccgCCGGGCTGTGCCGGCCTCGCCATCCCCCGGCCTCCTGGCACACTCCAGGCTGGTGGAACCGCGGGACGGGCGCTTCGCCGCAGTGCCGGTGGTGGACCTCAGCCTCTCGCCCCGCTCCGGTGGGGAGTCTCCGGCCGGCAGCGCCTCGCTCTCCCCCGAGCGCCAGGGCAGCGGGGACCTGCCcggccccctcaccccccac GATTTCCAGTCCCTGCGCTACATCGATGgcctccccagctccttccaGTTCTTCCTGCccctgggggccgggggggccctgCACCTGCCCCCCGCCGCCTTCCTGCCCCCCAGCAAGGAGAAACGCCTCCCCCCCGAGCTGCCCCTGCCCAAGCAGCTCGTCTGCCGCTGGTCCAAG TGCAACCAGTTCTTTGACCTCCTGCAAGACCTGGTGGACCACGTCAACGACTTCCATGTCAAACCCGAGAAGGACGCCGGGTACTGCTGCCACTGGGAGGGCTGCGCCCGCCACGGCAGGGGCTTCAACGCCAG GTACAAGATGCTGATCCACATCCGGACGCACACCAACGAGAAGCCGCACCGCTGCCCCACGTGCAACAAGAGCTTCTCCCGCCTGGAGAACCTGAAAATCCACAACCGCTCGCACACAG GCGAGAAGCCCTACATCTGCCCCTACGAAGGCTGCAACAAGCGTTACTCCAACTCCAGCGACCGCTTCAAGCACACCCGCACCCACTACGTGGAGAAGCCCTACTCCTGCAAGATGCCGGGCTGCCACAAGCGCTACACCGACCCCAGCTCCCTCCGCAAGCACATCAAAGCTCACGGCCATTTTGTCTCTCCCGAGCACCCGGAGATGCTCAAGGTCCACCCACCTCCCAAAACGCCCCTGGGTTCGGCGGAAGTGCCCTACGTTAACGGGGCGCAGCTTGTGATCCCCAACCCCGCCGCCCTCTTCgctcccccggggctgccggcgtTGCCCATCCCTTTGGCCCCGGCACCGCTCGACCTCAGCGCTTtgggctgcggggctgccggCGCCCTGCCTGGCCCCGTCTTGCCCCTCAACGGCGGCCCCCTGAACTTGGCCAAGAGCCCGCTGCTGCCCTCGCCCTTcgcggccgggctggggctgcccgtcaTGTCGCTGCTGGCCGGCGGGGCCAAGGCCGAGGGGGAGAAGGGCAGCGGGGCCGAGGGGCGGCTGCCCAAGACGGGCAAGGGCCCGGAAAGCCGAAAGGAGAGGTGCGAAAGGACGgagccggggcggccgcgggtCCCCCCCGAGAGCCTGGCGCTGCTGCCGGGGGCCGTGCTCGATCTCTCTGCCGGCGTCAGCTCGGGGGGCAGCCCCGAGGCGCTGCCGCCCGGCTGGGTGCTCATCCCCCCTGGCTCCTTGCTGCTCAAACCCGCCGCCGTGAATTGA
- the TFAP4 gene encoding transcription factor AP-4 isoform X1, whose translation MHGFFPPFCILLSLLRSLPRKSSRRRLREVCRRGSRLFLLPRLANIPLTPETQRDQERRIRREIANSNERRRMQSINAGFQSLKTLIPHTDGEKLSKAAILQQTAEYIFSLEQEKTRLLQQNTQLKRFIQEFSGSSPKRRRAEDKDEGIGSPDIWEDEKAEDLRREMIELRQQLDKERSVRMMLEEQVRSLEAHMYPEKLKVIAQQVQLQQQQEQVRLLHQEKLEREQQIRTQLLPSHAPPAPTHHPTVIVPAPPPSHHVTVVTMGPSSVINTVSTSRQNLDTIVQAIQHIEGTQEKQLQEEEQRRAVIVTPARACPEPSASDTASDTEGNDSDSMDQSKEEPSGDGELP comes from the exons AtgcatgggttttttccccctttctgtatTTTGCTGTCACTTCTCAGGTCTCTTCCCAGGAAGAGCAGCCGGCGCAGGTTGCGGGAGGTCTGCCGGCGAGGAAGCAGGCTCTTCCTCCTTCCCCG CTTGGCTAACATCCCGTTGACTCCGGAGACCCAGCGGGACCAGGAGCGACGGATACGCAGGGAAATCGCCAACAGCAACGAGAGACGGCGGATGCAGAGCATCAATGCTGGCTTCCAGTCTCTGAAAACCCTCATCCCACACACGGACGGGGAGAAGCTCAGCAAG GCGGCCATCCTCCAGCAGACTGCCGAGTACATCTTCtccctggagcaggagaagactCGGCTACTGCAGCAGAACACCCAGCTCAAGCGGTTCATCCAG GAGTTCAGCGGCTCCTCCCCGAAACGGCGACGGGCGGAGGACAAAGATGAGGGGATCGGCTCGCCAGACATCTGGGAGGATGAGAAGGCTGAGGATCTGCGGCGGGAGATGATCGAGCTCCGGCAGCAGCTGGACAAGGAGCGCTCGGTCCGCATGATGCTGGAGGAGCAG GTTCGCTCCCTGGAGGCCCACATGTACCCCGAGAAGCTGAAGGTGATCGCTCAGCAagtgcagctccagcagcagcaggaacaggtgAGGCTGCTGCACCAGGAGAAGCTAGAGCGCGAGCAGCAGATACGAACCCAG ctcctgccaTCACATGCTCCCCCAGCGCCCACCCACCACCCCACCGTGATCGTTCCAGCGCCGCCTCCCTCCCATCACGTCACTGTGGTCACCATGGGCCCGTCCTCTGTCATCAACACAGTCTCCACGTCCCGGCAAAACCTGGACACCATCGTTCAG GCGATCCAACACATTGAGGGGACgcaggagaagcagctgcaggaagaggagcagagacGTGCTGTCATCGTGACGCCGGCACGCGCTTGCCCCGAGCCTTCCGCCTCCGACACCGCCTCCGACACCGAGGGCAACGACAGTGACTCCATGGACCAGAGCAAAGAAGAGCCCTCGGGAGACGGGGAGCTGCCCTGA